The Sulfitobacter sp. SK011 genome has a window encoding:
- a CDS encoding class II fructose-bisphosphate aldolase, whose protein sequence is MTLATLAEVLQPALKGNYAVAGLVTLGWEDMRAFVAAAEAEGCPVILQAGPSCRVHTPLPILGKMFRHLAETASVPVVAHLDHGYSVEECRAALDAGFTSLMYDGSRKPLAQNIDETAAIARLAHDAGISCEGEIGFVGYAEGESSAGTDAKEAAQFARETGVDAMAISVGNVHLQQDKQGGLDVARIAEIEALTDVPLVIHGGSGVPVSQRRALATGSKICKFNIGTELRMAFGDALRHAVNSDPGRFDRVAILKETHEPMVRAARTVLSAFGHHQKGA, encoded by the coding sequence ATGACACTTGCCACACTTGCCGAGGTTCTTCAGCCCGCCTTGAAAGGCAACTATGCGGTCGCCGGTCTGGTGACATTGGGCTGGGAAGACATGCGCGCCTTTGTTGCAGCAGCTGAGGCCGAAGGGTGCCCCGTGATACTTCAGGCCGGGCCATCCTGCCGGGTCCATACACCCTTGCCGATTCTGGGCAAGATGTTTCGCCATCTGGCGGAAACGGCCAGTGTCCCGGTCGTGGCGCATCTGGATCACGGCTATTCCGTCGAAGAATGCCGCGCCGCATTGGACGCCGGATTTACGTCCTTGATGTACGATGGTTCGCGCAAGCCGTTGGCCCAGAACATTGACGAAACTGCTGCGATAGCAAGGCTGGCCCATGATGCTGGCATCTCTTGCGAAGGTGAGATTGGTTTTGTTGGCTACGCCGAAGGCGAAAGTTCGGCGGGAACTGATGCAAAAGAAGCCGCGCAATTTGCACGTGAGACCGGTGTGGATGCAATGGCGATCTCGGTAGGCAACGTGCATCTGCAACAAGATAAACAAGGCGGTTTGGATGTGGCACGCATCGCGGAAATTGAAGCGCTGACAGATGTCCCGCTTGTCATTCACGGCGGCTCTGGCGTGCCTGTCTCACAGCGCAGGGCGCTGGCAACGGGGTCGAAGATTTGCAAGTTCAACATCGGTACAGAACTAAGAATGGCGTTTGGGGATGCTTTGCGCCACGCTGTTAACAGTGATCCGGGGCGGTTTGACCGCGTTGCGATATTGAAAGAAACCCATGAACCGATGGTGAGGGCAGCAAGAACTGTTCTATCTGCCTTCGGCCATCATCAAAAAGGGGCATGA
- the iolG gene encoding inositol 2-dehydrogenase yields the protein MMRIGILGCGRIGQVHARSFMRLRDASLVAVADAFPEAAQSLAEQTGAEVRDAQAIIESKDIDAVILCTPTDTHYDLIHAAAKAGKAIFCEKPVDLSAARIRDCIDVVRTSGVAFMTAFNRRFDPNFANVQARIAEGAIGAVEIVTIQSRDPNPPPISYIKSSGGIFRDMMIHDFDMARFLLGEEPISVYAVGSALVDPEIGAAGDVDTAAVTLTTAGGKICQISNSRRATYGYDQRIEVHGAKGMLRADNILENTVEQATATGFIRAPAQHFFLERYEAAYLAEISHFVETVSKGEAPKPSIEDGLKAQLLADAAALSLEKGQPVSV from the coding sequence ATGATGCGGATCGGAATATTGGGGTGTGGCCGAATTGGGCAGGTCCATGCCCGCTCCTTCATGCGGCTGCGCGATGCTTCACTCGTCGCTGTTGCAGATGCATTCCCTGAGGCCGCGCAATCACTCGCTGAACAAACGGGTGCCGAAGTGCGTGACGCTCAGGCGATTATCGAATCCAAGGATATTGACGCGGTCATCCTCTGCACACCGACCGACACACATTACGATCTGATTCACGCGGCTGCAAAAGCTGGCAAGGCGATTTTTTGCGAAAAACCGGTAGATCTGTCTGCTGCGCGCATTCGCGATTGTATAGACGTTGTGCGCACCAGTGGCGTGGCGTTCATGACTGCGTTCAACCGACGCTTCGATCCGAACTTTGCCAATGTCCAGGCACGCATTGCCGAAGGTGCCATTGGCGCGGTCGAGATTGTGACCATCCAATCCAGAGACCCGAACCCACCACCGATCTCGTATATCAAAAGCTCTGGCGGGATATTCCGCGACATGATGATCCATGATTTCGACATGGCGCGTTTCCTTTTGGGTGAGGAGCCGATCAGCGTCTATGCCGTCGGATCGGCCTTGGTCGATCCTGAAATTGGCGCGGCCGGGGATGTCGATACTGCGGCAGTGACATTAACCACAGCGGGTGGAAAAATCTGCCAGATATCCAATTCACGCCGGGCCACCTATGGCTACGACCAGCGGATCGAAGTGCACGGTGCAAAGGGCATGTTGCGCGCCGATAACATACTGGAAAACACAGTAGAGCAGGCCACGGCGACCGGATTTATCCGGGCACCCGCACAACACTTTTTCCTCGAACGGTACGAGGCGGCGTATCTGGCTGAAATTAGTCATTTCGTTGAGACAGTGAGCAAGGGTGAAGCGCCAAAACCGTCGATCGAGGATGGGCTCAAGGCGCAATTGCTGGCAGATGCCGCAGCACTTTCGCTTGAAAAAGGGCAACCCGTTTCTGTCTGA
- the araD gene encoding L-arabinonate dehydratase, producing MALKDSKDLRSARWYAPDDLRSFGHRSRTLQMGLSAEDWEGKPIIAILNTWSDLQPCHMHFRDRVAFVKKGILQSGGMPVEIPVHSLGEQLLKPTAMLYRNMVAMEVEEVLRSNPVDGAVLMGGCDKSTPALIMGAVSMGLPFIFLPAGPMLRGHYAGRTLGSGADAWKYWDERRAGNISKSEWQGVESGIARSYGHCMTMGTASTMTALADAWGLCLPGASSIPAADANHQRMSAACGRRIVDMVWEDLTPDKIMTPASTRNAVTVAMATGCSTNAIIHLIAMARRAGSALTLDDLDAIGRTTPVIANIRPSGNQYLMEDFYYAGGLVALMKELGPKLDLTTLTVTGESLGDGLKDAKNYNEDVIRPLTNPVYHEGSLAVLKGNLAPDGAVIKPAAMDPKFMTHRGPAIVANSYPELSKIINDPQAQITADHVLILRNAGPQGGPGMPEWGMIPMPQKLLNEGHRDMVRLSDARMSGTSYGACILHVAPEAFIGGPLALVETGDIILLDVPNRRLEVELSEDELTQRRERWQPPEPKYERGYGWIFSKHIEQADKGCDFDFLGTEFGAPVPEPDIH from the coding sequence ATGGCCCTGAAAGACAGCAAAGATCTTCGTTCTGCCCGATGGTACGCACCTGATGACCTGCGGTCCTTTGGGCATCGTTCCCGCACTTTGCAAATGGGGTTATCTGCCGAGGATTGGGAAGGCAAACCCATCATCGCGATATTGAACACCTGGTCCGACCTTCAACCTTGTCACATGCATTTTCGAGACCGTGTGGCGTTTGTGAAGAAGGGAATTTTACAATCAGGCGGCATGCCTGTGGAGATCCCGGTGCATTCTCTGGGCGAGCAACTGCTGAAACCCACTGCAATGCTTTATCGCAACATGGTCGCGATGGAGGTGGAAGAAGTTCTTCGGTCTAATCCCGTTGACGGTGCTGTTTTGATGGGAGGCTGCGATAAATCCACACCTGCGTTGATTATGGGTGCGGTGTCGATGGGGTTACCGTTCATCTTTCTTCCAGCCGGACCGATGTTGCGCGGACATTATGCGGGGCGAACATTGGGGTCGGGTGCCGACGCATGGAAATATTGGGATGAGCGGCGCGCTGGCAATATATCCAAATCAGAATGGCAAGGTGTCGAAAGTGGCATTGCGCGGTCATACGGCCACTGCATGACAATGGGTACTGCCAGCACGATGACCGCTCTTGCTGATGCGTGGGGTCTGTGCCTGCCGGGTGCTTCATCAATCCCAGCCGCAGATGCGAACCATCAACGCATGAGCGCTGCATGCGGGCGGCGGATCGTTGACATGGTTTGGGAGGATCTGACCCCTGACAAAATCATGACCCCGGCCAGCACCCGCAATGCCGTCACGGTGGCCATGGCAACGGGATGTTCGACCAACGCCATCATTCACCTGATCGCCATGGCACGACGGGCCGGCAGTGCCCTTACCCTTGATGATCTGGATGCGATTGGCCGCACAACTCCGGTGATCGCCAACATACGCCCCTCTGGCAACCAATACCTGATGGAAGATTTCTATTATGCGGGTGGCCTTGTTGCCCTGATGAAAGAACTGGGGCCGAAGCTGGATTTGACCACGCTTACGGTAACAGGAGAGAGCCTTGGCGACGGCCTGAAGGATGCAAAAAATTACAACGAGGATGTGATCCGGCCGCTGACCAATCCGGTCTATCATGAAGGATCACTGGCGGTTCTGAAAGGCAATCTTGCCCCCGATGGTGCGGTGATCAAACCGGCTGCAATGGACCCGAAATTCATGACCCACCGCGGCCCTGCGATTGTGGCGAACTCGTATCCGGAATTATCCAAAATCATCAATGATCCGCAGGCCCAGATCACAGCCGATCACGTGCTGATCCTGCGCAATGCGGGGCCACAGGGGGGGCCGGGGATGCCGGAATGGGGCATGATCCCCATGCCACAAAAGTTGTTGAATGAAGGTCATCGCGATATGGTCCGCCTGTCAGATGCGCGGATGAGCGGCACAAGCTACGGCGCTTGTATCCTTCATGTCGCTCCGGAAGCGTTTATCGGAGGACCCTTGGCATTGGTCGAAACCGGAGACATTATTTTGCTGGATGTCCCAAACCGCCGCTTGGAAGTTGAACTTTCAGAAGATGAACTAACCCAGCGGCGGGAACGGTGGCAGCCGCCCGAGCCAAAATATGAAAGGGGCTATGGCTGGATATTTTCCAAACATATCGAACAAGCTGACAAGGGCTGTGATTTCGATTTTCTGGGTACCGAATTTGGTGCGCCTGTTCCTGAACCGGACATCCATTGA
- a CDS encoding glycosyltransferase — translation MSTHELEAALPDDLVHIKGQFTQTGSEKDRNAPSRIDGFTTAIETYHRQAAAEYRCLPTNGQAKMGAAAPVKQIYGFVPSTHSWSGDALEQSCDTIDVLVPEWYELGGGPQGLAMQDPNAEARATLLEDAARHPRQIEVLPVISFGETAAQLYLTAPGQAEINVSLARFFDRWNPANDVVGACLDVTNLSQQGTAAFASLLRQVGRSLKEQGLRTCIIMPWAADRRSFRIADRFADIIVAKAFAEPWIGSAPQPLAATDWFERQVEMLQTTVAPEKLVIALGTFTVDWVSGTPKPQTVPYAKAMSALAQAEKAPQFEPTVGNARAVFVDAKGFQHRLWMLDAVTMHNQLLLLTDRDVASIGVWGLGYEDPGIWAVLDQARKSQPLSADSLSNVVFSNYVERIGNGPFVSPISMPIVGQRDVSVDPQSNQIVSLSYPKMPQASVVRFYGQGQANKVVLTFDDGPDPAFTPKTLDILKSTDTPATFFVLGNNVLKSPELVERILAEGHELGSHTYSHPRMGDISAGRATIEINSVQQLVNGITGKEMRLYREPYMVSGGPVSSKQVASLLPLEKLGYVIAGMDIVPDDWVPQAPELLVRKIVAEVEENAGGIILLHDGGGDQTHMVKALPMVIETLRDKGYVFTSIADFLETSPQSLLHDTGGLNSTFQKLSFQAVGNSWSLLEIIFWSVLTIGLLRSVFLLILTAARQRHLPPNGHAPSVTIVIPAFNEADVIGACIENVLATEYSDFDVIIIDDGSTDGTYEAAMVFADHSLITVLKQPNRGKASAINAALFETDSDVLICIDADSHIHRRAVGYLAAHFKDPAIGAVAGRVVVGNRTNILTRLQALEYITAQSIERRAKEYLNAITVVPGAIGAWRTTALMEAGIFSTETLTEDADMTMAIIRTDYRVAYEERAIATTETPSTVKGLLAQRLRWSLGMMQAGWKHRGAMVEGRKLGLISLPDLAIFGYLMPLLAPLADLFLIILIYNFFSSSGLPTQGVPASASGSMLLAYLALPMFEVLTVALAFRMDPREDRRLMWLIPLQRIFYRQLLYYSVIRALWRAATGSLAKWGRANRLGFEFDHSRLT, via the coding sequence ATGTCGACCCATGAACTGGAAGCGGCTCTTCCAGATGATCTTGTCCACATAAAAGGACAGTTCACCCAAACCGGATCAGAAAAGGATCGAAATGCGCCAAGCAGAATTGATGGTTTTACAACTGCAATCGAAACATACCATCGCCAAGCTGCCGCTGAATATCGCTGCCTGCCGACCAACGGGCAAGCAAAGATGGGCGCGGCCGCGCCCGTAAAACAAATATATGGCTTTGTTCCCAGCACGCATTCCTGGAGCGGCGATGCGCTTGAACAAAGTTGTGATACGATCGATGTTCTTGTCCCTGAATGGTACGAATTGGGCGGCGGTCCTCAAGGGCTTGCAATGCAGGACCCAAACGCTGAGGCACGGGCGACATTGCTTGAAGATGCGGCGCGCCATCCCCGTCAGATAGAGGTTTTGCCGGTGATCTCATTCGGGGAAACCGCAGCGCAGCTTTATCTTACTGCGCCAGGACAGGCCGAAATCAATGTTTCACTGGCTCGTTTCTTTGATCGGTGGAACCCTGCCAACGACGTGGTCGGCGCGTGTCTGGATGTGACCAACTTGTCCCAACAAGGCACGGCTGCGTTTGCGTCCCTGCTGAGACAGGTCGGACGGAGCCTGAAAGAACAGGGACTTCGAACCTGCATCATAATGCCGTGGGCGGCCGACCGTCGTTCATTCAGAATAGCAGATCGCTTTGCGGATATCATTGTGGCCAAGGCATTTGCCGAACCCTGGATAGGATCGGCACCACAACCGCTCGCGGCGACCGACTGGTTTGAACGTCAAGTTGAAATGCTGCAGACGACGGTCGCACCAGAGAAGCTGGTTATTGCACTTGGCACGTTCACGGTCGATTGGGTATCGGGCACGCCAAAGCCGCAAACCGTTCCCTACGCCAAAGCCATGTCCGCCTTGGCGCAGGCCGAAAAAGCGCCACAGTTTGAACCGACCGTCGGCAATGCGCGCGCCGTCTTTGTTGATGCCAAGGGATTTCAACACCGGCTTTGGATGCTGGACGCGGTGACGATGCATAACCAGCTGTTGCTGTTAACTGACCGCGACGTGGCCTCCATCGGAGTGTGGGGTTTGGGATACGAAGATCCGGGGATTTGGGCGGTTCTGGATCAGGCGCGGAAATCACAACCACTGTCCGCCGACAGCTTGAGTAACGTCGTCTTTTCCAACTACGTTGAACGTATTGGAAATGGCCCGTTTGTATCGCCGATATCAATGCCAATCGTCGGCCAACGTGACGTGTCTGTTGATCCACAGAGCAACCAAATAGTGTCGCTCAGCTATCCCAAAATGCCACAGGCCAGTGTCGTTCGCTTTTATGGACAGGGGCAGGCAAACAAGGTTGTGCTGACTTTCGATGATGGACCTGATCCAGCCTTTACGCCCAAGACACTGGACATCCTTAAAAGTACGGACACGCCAGCAACATTTTTTGTGTTGGGCAATAATGTTTTGAAATCTCCGGAATTGGTCGAGCGCATTCTGGCAGAGGGGCATGAATTAGGATCGCATACCTATTCCCATCCTCGCATGGGTGACATTTCTGCCGGACGGGCAACGATCGAAATCAACTCAGTCCAACAATTGGTTAACGGTATTACGGGCAAGGAGATGCGTCTCTACCGGGAACCATACATGGTCAGCGGAGGACCTGTATCTTCCAAGCAGGTCGCGTCGTTATTGCCGCTGGAGAAGTTGGGGTATGTGATCGCGGGCATGGATATCGTGCCTGATGACTGGGTGCCACAAGCCCCCGAACTTTTGGTTAGAAAAATTGTTGCCGAAGTAGAAGAAAATGCAGGTGGCATTATTCTCTTGCATGATGGTGGCGGTGATCAAACTCACATGGTCAAAGCCTTGCCAATGGTGATCGAGACACTGCGTGACAAAGGTTATGTATTTACATCCATCGCCGATTTTCTTGAGACTTCACCGCAAAGCCTGCTGCATGATACGGGCGGCCTGAATTCAACATTTCAAAAGCTCTCTTTTCAGGCAGTTGGCAACAGCTGGTCCCTGCTTGAGATCATTTTTTGGTCAGTTCTGACAATTGGTTTGCTGCGGTCGGTGTTCCTTTTGATCCTGACTGCCGCGCGCCAGCGGCACCTGCCACCTAATGGCCATGCGCCATCTGTCACGATTGTCATTCCCGCGTTCAACGAGGCGGACGTGATTGGTGCATGCATCGAGAATGTTCTGGCGACAGAGTATTCTGATTTTGACGTGATCATTATTGATGATGGGTCAACCGATGGCACCTATGAGGCGGCGATGGTATTTGCGGATCACTCGTTGATCACAGTTCTGAAGCAACCAAACAGGGGCAAGGCCAGTGCGATAAACGCGGCGTTGTTTGAAACGGACAGCGACGTGTTGATCTGCATTGATGCTGATTCACATATCCACCGCCGGGCCGTCGGATATTTGGCCGCGCATTTCAAAGACCCTGCAATCGGTGCCGTTGCAGGACGGGTTGTGGTTGGCAATCGCACCAATATCCTGACGCGCCTTCAGGCGCTTGAATATATTACAGCTCAGAGCATTGAGCGGCGTGCGAAAGAATACCTTAACGCCATCACAGTCGTGCCCGGTGCAATCGGGGCATGGCGGACCACAGCCTTGATGGAGGCGGGCATATTCTCGACCGAAACACTGACCGAGGATGCTGACATGACCATGGCAATCATCCGAACGGATTACCGCGTCGCCTACGAAGAAAGGGCGATCGCGACGACCGAAACCCCGAGCACCGTCAAAGGTTTGCTGGCGCAGCGTTTACGCTGGTCATTAGGGATGATGCAGGCCGGTTGGAAACATCGTGGCGCAATGGTTGAGGGCCGCAAACTTGGCCTGATTTCGCTGCCCGATTTGGCCATCTTTGGATACCTTATGCCGCTATTGGCACCTCTGGCTGATCTTTTTCTGATCATCCTGATCTACAACTTTTTTAGCAGCTCAGGCCTACCCACACAGGGCGTCCCTGCATCAGCATCAGGTTCAATGCTGTTGGCCTATCTTGCGTTACCGATGTTTGAAGTTCTGACTGTGGCGCTCGCCTTTAGAATGGATCCCAGAGAAGATCGTCGTTTAATGTGGCTGATCCCCTTGCAGCGAATATTCTATCGCCAGCTGCTGTATTATTCCGTCATCCGGGCGCTCTGGCGCGCGGCCACTGGATCATTGGCGAAATGGGGTCGTGCGAACCGACTGGGTTTCGAATTTGATCATTCAAGACTGACATGA
- a CDS encoding DUF3131 domain-containing protein, translating to MISRRTFLKWGSAAPILMTASGAAIGATSVTQNTVLVMDGVGPDTDAERLAIVLNTFAKAGVPLTCLIEVPKNKTDRLHSQGLVASALRTHLQKLPGLFEVVPVAKDLATLNPYFQARAAHQARIDLATSIWGDGAGIANVMHLRTIACDMANDPLAPSGIRAGGFRNVLMRPSETEEVRPEAWDDGVLRMIGGRRVTLGGAKGDVGAAQPHRVEQVLYLSAKDFANLPIANLEAAAAQFALDVQSSDGADWSTPILGSDLQFRDAYGYRRNIGLHFVLGENANAEDQEILAGFRQELAVAGLASSFGAPAIGHAAKDGQATYWIDVQGPAISDRPDLPLQRLDVSEPVARPTRTAPMPETYGLGVALVDWDDPSNTGLGAQGQLRVPAFLVDDPVSISDLRKVDLGTGDFVIVVSNAALRTRAQRNMIKSTLLNLSQDGITSSVSLPDYVRAIVPKGAYISHFRRTVAYAAAGQPRQRTLSTKAIDAYLQDAKTAWRYFDRWTNRTTGLCPATISSPEGEPILHEAVTMWDVGSQINALIAAVDIGLITSKQFQAAIKKILPNIAGRRSQGRLLPQGWIATDRFKWGTKNFDGCDAGRLMAALYNLDSHPLARDKSAPIVKKWDLREIIKDGVINSVQGGELESTFRSHCAHYAAWAFRTWGIEALSPYEVFVGNTAADGRMRLLEVAGNIGPMGAEPLLLEAIELGMSPESSYLADVLFAAQLEEYDQTGQLTSVSEGPLDRPPWFTYQGLQFDAPGRVWATDTVAGLAAHRSPEFREKNAVVSSKGAYLWAAYKNHDYCDALVEYVRSKAQTPFGFCSSIYRNTGQATSNYADINTNAIILQSIARILKTAEGL from the coding sequence ATGATTTCCCGTCGCACATTCCTGAAGTGGGGCAGCGCCGCACCGATCCTCATGACTGCATCAGGTGCGGCCATTGGCGCGACATCAGTGACACAAAACACGGTTTTGGTCATGGACGGAGTTGGCCCGGACACGGATGCAGAGCGATTGGCAATCGTTCTTAATACGTTTGCCAAGGCTGGCGTGCCGCTGACCTGTTTGATTGAGGTGCCAAAGAACAAGACGGACCGGCTCCATTCTCAAGGTCTCGTTGCAAGCGCGCTGCGCACGCATCTTCAAAAGCTTCCGGGCCTTTTTGAGGTTGTGCCAGTTGCAAAGGATCTGGCCACTCTAAACCCCTACTTTCAGGCACGCGCAGCCCACCAGGCGCGGATTGATTTGGCCACCAGTATTTGGGGCGACGGCGCAGGCATTGCAAATGTCATGCATCTGCGCACCATCGCCTGTGACATGGCGAATGACCCGCTCGCTCCGTCTGGCATACGGGCAGGTGGTTTTCGCAATGTGCTGATGCGCCCGTCTGAAACTGAAGAGGTGCGACCAGAAGCATGGGACGACGGCGTTCTGCGTATGATCGGTGGCCGCCGTGTGACACTTGGGGGTGCGAAGGGGGACGTGGGTGCTGCGCAACCGCATCGCGTTGAACAGGTGTTGTACCTGTCGGCAAAAGACTTCGCCAATTTGCCGATTGCCAATCTGGAGGCCGCGGCCGCGCAGTTCGCGCTTGATGTCCAATCCTCAGATGGTGCGGATTGGTCTACGCCCATTCTCGGCTCAGATTTGCAATTCAGGGATGCTTACGGATACCGGCGCAACATCGGGCTGCACTTTGTGCTAGGTGAAAACGCCAACGCTGAGGATCAGGAAATTCTTGCGGGATTTCGCCAAGAACTGGCAGTGGCCGGTCTTGCGTCTAGCTTTGGCGCGCCGGCAATCGGGCACGCTGCTAAAGACGGGCAAGCAACCTACTGGATTGATGTTCAAGGCCCTGCGATATCCGACAGACCTGATCTTCCGCTTCAGCGTCTGGATGTATCCGAGCCCGTCGCTCGGCCTACCAGGACCGCGCCGATGCCTGAGACTTATGGACTAGGCGTCGCATTGGTAGACTGGGACGATCCAAGCAACACAGGACTTGGCGCGCAGGGCCAACTTAGAGTCCCTGCCTTCTTGGTAGATGACCCCGTCAGTATCTCTGATTTGCGCAAAGTTGATTTGGGGACAGGTGATTTTGTGATCGTGGTGTCGAACGCTGCGTTACGCACCCGCGCCCAACGCAATATGATAAAGTCCACACTGCTGAATTTGTCCCAAGATGGAATAACGTCTTCTGTGTCTTTGCCGGATTATGTGCGGGCCATTGTGCCGAAAGGCGCTTACATCTCGCACTTTCGCCGCACTGTTGCCTATGCCGCCGCGGGCCAGCCAAGGCAAAGAACTTTAAGCACGAAAGCGATAGATGCGTATTTGCAGGACGCCAAAACAGCGTGGCGATATTTTGATCGATGGACGAACAGGACGACCGGTCTGTGTCCCGCCACAATCTCTTCCCCAGAGGGTGAGCCGATCCTGCATGAGGCCGTTACCATGTGGGATGTCGGCAGCCAGATCAACGCATTGATAGCTGCGGTTGATATCGGCCTTATCACGTCTAAGCAATTTCAGGCAGCCATCAAGAAAATCCTGCCAAATATTGCCGGGCGCAGATCACAGGGGCGCTTGTTGCCGCAAGGCTGGATTGCGACGGATCGGTTCAAATGGGGCACTAAAAATTTCGATGGCTGCGATGCAGGCCGGTTAATGGCGGCGCTCTACAATTTGGATAGCCATCCTTTGGCCCGGGATAAGTCGGCCCCTATTGTCAAGAAATGGGACCTGCGCGAAATCATCAAAGACGGGGTCATCAATTCGGTTCAGGGCGGAGAACTGGAAAGCACCTTTCGGTCCCATTGTGCGCATTACGCGGCCTGGGCGTTCCGTACATGGGGAATTGAGGCGCTTTCCCCTTACGAGGTGTTCGTGGGCAACACAGCGGCTGATGGCAGGATGCGATTGCTTGAGGTGGCCGGCAATATTGGTCCGATGGGTGCCGAACCATTGTTGCTGGAAGCAATTGAGCTGGGCATGTCGCCCGAGTCGTCATATCTGGCCGACGTTCTCTTTGCAGCCCAGCTTGAGGAATATGATCAAACTGGTCAACTTACCTCCGTCTCAGAGGGACCGCTTGATCGCCCACCATGGTTTACCTATCAGGGACTGCAATTTGATGCGCCGGGCAGAGTTTGGGCAACGGATACGGTTGCTGGACTGGCAGCGCATCGGTCGCCGGAATTCAGAGAGAAAAACGCAGTTGTCAGCTCAAAAGGCGCGTATTTGTGGGCGGCCTACAAAAATCACGATTATTGCGATGCCTTGGTTGAATATGTCCGCAGCAAAGCACAGACGCCTTTTGGCTTTTGCTCAAGCATTTACCGCAACACCGGGCAGGCGACATCCAACTATGCAGATATCAACACCAACGCGATTATTCTGCAGTCCATTGCGCGGATATTGAAAACCGCTGAGGGGCTATAA
- a CDS encoding sodium:proton antiporter, protein MTTPSLLLLTILAAFGLYALLSKAIDRSILTLPLIFTLVGLALSEPVTRHGNPEVLSEGKRLLAEITLILILFSDASHVRFSQLRKNWVLPARMLVVGMPLTVGLGTVIVFWLNPASGFAMALLTAAVLTPTDAALGQAVLKSPDVPEKLSETINVESGLNDGLALPFVLLGALLVSAEIGQAETGSLAISSVLQIIVGPLAGIAIGWAMARLTDAAQDRDLMGEAAGGIVFLSTAFGAYLMSEQIGGNGFISAFVAGMVFGNSYRHDIHFITEFMEDVGQLLTMAAFLVFGAILLTDGLLHMTPKVFVLAILFLTVVRMAPIFLSLAGTGLTVRDKLFLGWFGPRGLASILFTLIIVDEFDLPGEAELLACVSMTVAMSVLLHGLSATPFAKMMRARV, encoded by the coding sequence ATGACCACGCCCAGCCTTTTGTTACTTACGATTTTAGCGGCATTTGGCCTCTACGCCCTTCTAAGCAAAGCAATTGACCGCAGCATTTTGACGCTTCCGTTAATCTTTACACTGGTAGGTCTGGCCTTGTCCGAGCCGGTTACACGTCACGGCAATCCAGAGGTGCTGTCTGAAGGAAAGCGCCTTTTGGCAGAGATTACGCTGATCCTGATTTTGTTTTCGGATGCCAGCCACGTGCGGTTTTCTCAGCTACGGAAGAACTGGGTATTGCCAGCGCGCATGTTGGTGGTTGGAATGCCACTGACAGTTGGGCTTGGCACAGTTATCGTATTTTGGCTGAACCCCGCCTCGGGCTTTGCGATGGCACTATTAACCGCTGCGGTACTCACCCCGACCGATGCCGCCTTGGGTCAGGCGGTGCTGAAAAGCCCGGATGTGCCCGAGAAATTGAGCGAAACGATTAATGTGGAAAGTGGGCTGAACGATGGTCTGGCACTGCCTTTCGTGCTGCTGGGTGCATTGCTGGTGTCCGCTGAAATTGGCCAGGCAGAAACGGGTTCATTGGCCATTTCATCTGTTTTGCAGATCATAGTCGGGCCATTGGCCGGCATCGCTATTGGTTGGGCCATGGCGCGCCTGACGGACGCCGCCCAAGACCGTGATCTTATGGGCGAGGCCGCGGGCGGGATCGTTTTCCTTTCAACAGCCTTTGGCGCGTACCTGATGTCAGAGCAGATTGGCGGCAACGGTTTCATTTCCGCATTTGTTGCCGGGATGGTCTTTGGTAATTCTTATCGCCACGACATTCATTTCATCACAGAATTTATGGAAGACGTCGGTCAGCTTCTGACAATGGCGGCGTTTTTGGTGTTTGGCGCAATCTTGCTGACGGATGGCCTGTTGCACATGACGCCCAAAGTGTTTGTGTTGGCGATCCTGTTTCTGACAGTTGTGCGGATGGCTCCCATATTTCTATCTCTTGCAGGGACGGGTTTGACGGTACGCGACAAATTATTTCTTGGCTGGTTTGGCCCGCGCGGTTTGGCCTCAATCCTGTTTACCCTTATCATCGTGGACGAATTTGATCTGCCGGGCGAAGCCGAATTGCTGGCCTGTGTCTCTATGACCGTTGCAATGTCAGTACTGCTGCATGGGTTGTCAGCCACGCCTTTTGCAAAGATGATGCGGGCGCGGGTTTGA